The Hymenobacter sp. DG01 sequence CCTCTTCGAGGACCTCGAAACCGGCCAGACGGTGAAGCTGCAGCCCGATCAGGTGCGCGCGCAGTACCAGGCCACTATGCACCGCTACGAGCAGGAACTGGCCCTGCGCTGCGGGCAGTACAAAATTGATTTTGTGCCCGTGGACATCCGGGAGCCGTTCGATAAAGTGCTGCACGCCTACCCTCGTGAAGCGCGGCAAAGCCCGGTAACCAGCTGCTGTAATGATGGAAGTGTGGTACTGCCGGGTGTGCGGCCTGGATTACGATGAGTCGCCGTGGGGGCCGGATGGGCACTCGCCGGATTTCAGCACCTGCGCGTGCTGTGGGGTAGTGTTCGGCTATGATGATTACGCTCCGGATTCTGCCCGCCAGTACCGCGCCCAGTGGCTAGCAGCCGGTGCGGCGTGGTTTTACCCCAATATGAACCCCCCGCACTGGCAACCCGCCGCCCAACTACAGCAGGTGCCCGCCGACTACCAATAGGCTTCTGCGTACTTTTGTGGTATGGATTTCCTCAACCTGCTGTTCTTTGCCCTGCCTGTCTGCCTGCTGTCGGCGGTGATGACCGTTTACATCGCGCACATGTACGGCCGGCGGTTCTGGCCCTGGCTGCTGTTCGGTCTGTTGGTACCCTTTGTTTCTACGTTTATAGCCATTGGCTTGGGTATCTGGGATGCCCGCCGCAACGAGCGTAACGGCAAGCCAGAGGCCTAGGGCCTACCCTGGCGCATTGTCCAGGGACTGCCAGAGGTACTTGCTGGCCAGGGTCCGGTAGGGGCGCCACGGTTCGGCTAGCTCTATCATACGCGTCAGCAGGGCGCGGCCGGTTTCCTGCAGGCCATAGTGGCGGCGCATGGCGTTCTGAATGCCCAGGTCGCCTTCCGGAAATACGTCGGGTTGGTCGAGGGCAAACATCTGCAGCATCTGAGCGGTCCAGCGGCCTACCCCTTTAATCTGGGTGAGGTGCTGGGTAAATTCTTCCGCTGAGAGCTGACTGAGGTGAGCGTGGTCGAGTTGGTCGCGTTGAGCAAAATCGGCAATAGCGCGCAGGTAGCCTGCTTTCTGGCGTGAAATGCCTGCCGCCCGCAGGTCCTCATCGGAAAGGAGCAGCAGGGCCGCCGGCTCGGGGTAGCCTTCAGGCAGAAACAGGGCCTGCACCTTGCGCCAGATGGCCGCTGCCGCCTTCGTGGAAATCTGCTGACTGACAATGGCCCGTAGCAAAGCCAGATACAGGTCTTCGTGGGCAGAAGGCTCAATGGGGCGGCCCTGCCGGATAAGGCGGGCCAGCACCGGATCGGCCTGGGTGAGGTGCCGCAGGGCGGGGTTTAGGGTAGGGAGGGGGGTAGGAGCAGCCATAAGAGAAGGCTAGGTCAGGACAATATCCAGTAGGGAGGTTGGAATCAAAACTTCCCCCAGCAAGTCGCCGGTAAACGACAGCCGCAA is a genomic window containing:
- a CDS encoding DNA-3-methyladenine glycosylase, which translates into the protein MAAPTPLPTLNPALRHLTQADPVLARLIRQGRPIEPSAHEDLYLALLRAIVSQQISTKAAAAIWRKVQALFLPEGYPEPAALLLLSDEDLRAAGISRQKAGYLRAIADFAQRDQLDHAHLSQLSAEEFTQHLTQIKGVGRWTAQMLQMFALDQPDVFPEGDLGIQNAMRRHYGLQETGRALLTRMIELAEPWRPYRTLASKYLWQSLDNAPG